A section of the Leptotrichia buccalis C-1013-b genome encodes:
- a CDS encoding amino acid ABC transporter permease: MKDLQKTRKLVKTSFFIAVVTIAAVLAFPRELTGKEWQIYMNSYLITTMGLTVGGAAIGIFFGMALAFFKFQKTNNEIVNMIKDVVIDEYVDIMRGTPMVLQLLILSVVIAVFDNYWVAVIALGMNSAAYVEETVRSGIESIDKGQMEAARATGMPYRMAMNEIIMPQAVKNILPALVNEFINLFKETSIVGYISVVDITMNSKSLQAVYYSVKPILFTGVVYYVSVKLFSFIGKRLEMRLKEND; this comes from the coding sequence ATGAAAGATTTACAAAAAACAAGGAAATTAGTAAAGACCTCATTTTTTATAGCAGTTGTAACAATTGCGGCGGTTCTTGCATTTCCACGTGAATTAACAGGAAAAGAATGGCAAATTTATATGAATAGCTACCTCATTACTACAATGGGATTAACAGTTGGAGGAGCGGCTATTGGTATATTTTTTGGAATGGCTTTAGCATTTTTTAAATTTCAAAAGACAAATAACGAAATTGTTAATATGATAAAAGATGTTGTTATTGATGAGTATGTGGATATAATGCGTGGAACGCCAATGGTTTTACAATTATTGATACTTTCGGTAGTTATAGCAGTATTTGATAATTACTGGGTGGCAGTTATTGCTCTTGGAATGAATAGTGCGGCTTATGTTGAAGAAACAGTGCGTTCTGGAATTGAAAGTATAGATAAAGGGCAAATGGAAGCGGCAAGAGCAACTGGAATGCCTTACAGAATGGCAATGAATGAAATTATTATGCCACAGGCAGTAAAAAATATTTTGCCAGCACTTGTAAATGAATTTATAAATTTATTTAAGGAAACATCAATTGTAGGATATATCAGTGTTGTTGATATTACAATGAACAGTAAGAGTTTACAAGCTGTATATTACAGTGTAAAACCTATATTATTTACAGGTGTAGTTTATTACGTAAGTGTAAAATTATTCTCATTTATTGGGAAACGATTGGAGATGAGATTAAAGGAAAATGATTAG
- the ytvI gene encoding sporulation integral membrane protein YtvI, whose amino-acid sequence MASYKNFDFKKLYFIVYIALILLVVFIVFKLGIFLFPFTIALFFSILARPLTRFLQNKLKLSKKIATIISIVTFLLIFFGIIGWCSLKLVSEIYKLSQNLNSYSEMIQKLWTDSMAKIYSYLGNFPSGFTKQINDAINGFISSGSAKLGTFIKGLINFITSIPTLILYICITILATFFISLDRDKIISFLEQQFPKSWLDKLFNIKTDMFTVLGSYIKAQIILMTICFFELLVCLNLLSFLHFNVAYPLLMSIIICAIDALPILGAGTILIPWAVISFALGDIKLGIALIMIYLIVLSVRQMLEPKLVSQNLGVHPLITLISMYSGFKIFGVIGFLIGPIVMIILKNVFSKELEVGFFRDIFGNTTDEHISNVPKDSKRKLNNSENSETKKDKK is encoded by the coding sequence ATGGCAAGTTACAAAAATTTTGACTTTAAAAAATTATATTTTATTGTATACATCGCTTTAATTCTGCTAGTCGTATTTATAGTTTTCAAACTGGGAATTTTTCTATTCCCATTTACAATAGCGTTATTTTTTTCAATATTAGCACGCCCGCTTACGCGATTTTTACAAAATAAGCTAAAACTTTCCAAAAAAATCGCTACAATAATTTCAATTGTAACATTTTTACTTATATTTTTCGGAATTATTGGCTGGTGTTCTCTAAAATTAGTCAGCGAAATTTATAAATTATCACAAAACTTAAATAGTTACAGTGAAATGATCCAGAAATTATGGACTGACAGTATGGCAAAAATTTATTCTTATTTAGGAAATTTCCCGTCAGGCTTTACAAAACAAATAAACGATGCTATAAACGGATTTATTTCGTCAGGTTCAGCAAAACTTGGAACGTTTATAAAAGGGCTTATAAATTTTATTACGTCGATTCCTACTTTAATTTTATACATTTGCATAACAATTTTGGCAACTTTTTTTATAAGTCTTGACCGAGATAAAATTATCTCATTTTTGGAACAGCAGTTTCCAAAATCTTGGCTAGATAAATTATTCAATATAAAGACAGATATGTTTACAGTGCTTGGTTCCTACATAAAAGCCCAGATAATTCTAATGACAATTTGCTTCTTTGAACTCTTAGTCTGCCTGAATTTGCTATCATTTCTTCATTTTAATGTAGCATACCCACTGCTTATGTCGATTATTATCTGTGCGATAGACGCTCTGCCAATTTTAGGAGCCGGTACAATTCTAATTCCATGGGCTGTAATTTCTTTTGCATTAGGAGACATAAAGCTGGGAATCGCATTAATAATGATTTATCTGATTGTTTTGTCAGTAAGGCAAATGTTGGAACCAAAATTAGTAAGTCAAAACTTAGGCGTTCATCCACTAATTACATTAATATCAATGTATTCTGGTTTCAAAATTTTTGGAGTTATAGGATTTTTGATTGGACCGATTGTAATGATTATTTTAAAAAACGTGTTCTCTAAAGAATTAGAAGTTGGATTTTTCAGGGATATTTTTGGTAATACAACAGATGAGCATATTTCTAATGTTCCAAAAGATTCTAAGAGAAAGCTTAATAATTCTGAAAATAGTGAAACAAAAAAAGATAAAAAATAA
- a CDS encoding amino acid ABC transporter ATP-binding protein translates to MIKIKDLKKKYGELEVLKGISTEIKEGEVISVIGPSGSGKSTFLRCINRLEEPTSGEIWVNGKNITENGVDINKVREEIGMVFQHFNLYPHKTVMENITLGPIRLKKISKAEAEKLALELLEKVGLSDKKDVYPNKLSGGQKQRVAIARALAMNPKIILFDEPTSALDPEMIGEVLEVMKELANAGMTMIVVTHEMGFARNVANRVFFMDEGYILEDAKPQDLFDNPKSERARIFLDKVLNH, encoded by the coding sequence ATGATAAAAATAAAAGATTTGAAAAAAAAATATGGTGAATTAGAAGTATTAAAAGGAATTAGTACAGAAATAAAAGAAGGTGAGGTAATTTCGGTTATAGGACCTTCTGGAAGCGGTAAATCAACGTTTTTACGTTGTATTAACAGACTTGAAGAACCAACATCAGGTGAAATCTGGGTAAATGGAAAAAATATTACGGAAAATGGAGTGGACATAAACAAAGTTCGTGAAGAAATTGGAATGGTATTTCAGCATTTTAACTTGTATCCGCACAAAACTGTAATGGAAAATATTACTTTAGGTCCTATCAGATTGAAAAAAATATCTAAAGCTGAAGCTGAAAAATTAGCTCTAGAACTATTAGAAAAAGTAGGTCTTTCTGATAAAAAAGATGTTTATCCAAATAAACTTTCTGGAGGACAAAAGCAAAGGGTGGCAATAGCAAGAGCATTAGCAATGAATCCCAAAATAATTCTTTTTGATGAGCCAACATCAGCACTTGATCCTGAAATGATAGGAGAAGTTCTGGAAGTTATGAAAGAACTTGCAAATGCAGGAATGACAATGATTGTAGTAACACACGAAATGGGATTTGCAAGAAATGTTGCAAATAGAGTGTTTTTCATGGATGAAGGGTATATTTTGGAAGATGCGAAACCGCAAGATTTATTTGATAATCCAAAATCAGAAAGGGCAAGGATATTTTTAGATAAAGTTTTGAATCATTAA
- a CDS encoding inorganic diphosphatase → MSLDNYKKFLGQKIHVKMDRKMGERHLKYNFIYPVNYGYIPNTISEDGEEIDVYILGVFEPVDEFCGICRAIVYRYDDEENKLIVIPDGKNYTVSQMEVLVEFQERFFKHKILTE, encoded by the coding sequence ATGAGTTTAGATAATTATAAAAAATTTTTAGGACAAAAAATACATGTAAAGATGGATAGAAAAATGGGAGAAAGACATCTTAAATATAATTTTATATATCCAGTAAATTATGGATATATTCCAAATACTATTAGTGAAGATGGAGAAGAAATAGATGTGTATATTTTGGGAGTTTTTGAACCTGTTGATGAATTTTGTGGAATATGTAGAGCTATTGTGTATAGGTATGATGATGAAGAGAATAAACTTATAGTAATTCCAGATGGGAAAAATTATACAGTTTCCCAAATGGAAGTACTGGTTGAGTTTCAGGAACGTTTTTTCAAACATAAAATTTTAACTGAATAA
- a CDS encoding OmpA family protein, producing MKKPTLIAVSSMVAMAVPTVSEKVTTSDMRKDIIRANVADIEKDSENNVPILDTPNPEKLTDNDNPDLITVTLPQNEKNTSLLDKGGTQPEQSPKSQDQDVISQQQGIRSEIKESASLDTNTQENSINNPQKVQILKSEIITLRAEDLNFHKNSINLKEEAYSVLKDIKNYIEENDYLVSIVGYTDESGIAAYNNRLSLRRAEKVSSKLLELGLSKDRILDLIGRGENNPINSNETKEGRERNRRVEFRFIKKGQI from the coding sequence ATGAAAAAGCCAACATTGATTGCGGTTTCCTCGATGGTAGCAATGGCAGTACCGACAGTATCTGAAAAAGTTACAACTTCAGATATGAGAAAGGATATAATTCGTGCAAATGTGGCGGATATAGAAAAGGATAGTGAAAATAATGTACCAATATTGGATACACCAAATCCTGAGAAACTGACAGATAATGATAATCCTGATTTAATAACAGTTACATTGCCGCAGAATGAGAAAAATACAAGTTTGTTGGATAAAGGCGGAACACAGCCAGAGCAATCTCCAAAAAGTCAGGATCAAGATGTAATTTCACAACAACAGGGAATACGTTCAGAAATAAAAGAATCAGCTTCTTTAGATACCAATACTCAAGAAAATTCAATAAATAATCCACAAAAAGTTCAAATATTAAAATCAGAAATTATAACACTTAGAGCAGAAGATTTGAATTTTCATAAGAATAGTATAAACTTGAAAGAAGAAGCATATTCTGTTTTAAAAGATATAAAAAATTATATTGAAGAAAATGATTATCTGGTATCAATTGTTGGATATACAGATGAAAGTGGTATAGCCGCATACAATAACAGATTATCTCTTAGAAGAGCTGAAAAAGTGAGTTCAAAATTATTGGAGTTAGGACTTTCAAAAGATAGGATCTTAGATTTAATAGGTCGTGGAGAAAATAATCCGATAAATTCAAATGAAACTAAAGAGGGAAGAGAAAGAAATAGGAGAGTAGAATTCAGGTTCATAAAAAAAGGACAAATATAA
- a CDS encoding ABC transporter ATP-binding protein has translation MIKVNDIVKIYKNGNMELKVLKGLNLEVKEGEYVAFMGPSGSGKSTLMNILGCLDSLTSGTYILDNQDVSTIKGDALANVRNKKIGFVFQTFNLLPKMTAVENVALPALYAGLKKAERIKKATEALESVGLGERIHHKPNEMSGGQRQRVAIARAIINNPKILLADEPTGNLDSKSGEEVLEIFKKLNDNGTTIVMVTHEEDVAEHCKRIIRLKDGVIEKDELVQHRRGV, from the coding sequence ATGATAAAGGTAAATGACATAGTAAAAATATATAAAAATGGGAACATGGAATTAAAAGTTTTGAAAGGGCTGAATCTGGAAGTGAAGGAAGGGGAATATGTAGCTTTTATGGGACCTTCTGGAAGTGGTAAATCAACTCTTATGAATATTTTAGGCTGTCTTGACAGCTTAACATCGGGAACATATATTTTAGATAATCAAGATGTTTCAACTATAAAAGGTGATGCACTTGCTAATGTTAGAAATAAAAAAATAGGCTTTGTCTTTCAAACTTTTAATTTATTACCAAAAATGACTGCAGTTGAAAATGTAGCTCTTCCAGCGCTTTATGCGGGTTTGAAAAAAGCTGAACGGATAAAAAAGGCAACGGAGGCGCTAGAAAGTGTGGGACTTGGAGAAAGAATACATCATAAGCCAAACGAAATGTCTGGGGGACAAAGGCAAAGGGTTGCGATTGCAAGGGCGATAATTAATAATCCAAAAATTCTTTTGGCGGATGAGCCGACTGGAAATCTAGATTCAAAGTCTGGAGAAGAAGTTTTGGAAATTTTTAAAAAGTTAAATGATAATGGAACGACGATTGTAATGGTTACACATGAGGAAGATGTGGCAGAGCATTGTAAAAGAATTATTAGGTTAAAAGACGGTGTAATAGAAAAGGATGAACTTGTCCAGCATAGGAGAGGAGTGTAA
- a CDS encoding efflux RND transporter periplasmic adaptor subunit, whose protein sequence is MNTEISEIVETIVLRRKKSQNKNRICKFLLMLAVVMAAVVSCGKKENVAEYEVTNVQLGDISLSVSKTGQVVSDNAVSVYTTASQRVSKVFFKEGDNVKKGDVVVTFYPVDKNETLRKIKMKTLEIKKYERNIADAKGSLRRKKESKSLEIQQKSRDLYNAEELYKVGGETRVNVDDARKALRNSRIDLDTVDSEQKASIEDSRTALKTAKLELATLQEDLALIKDQITSPVDGVITEMTADENYKVNTETTLFKVSDSQNMRAEVSLSDTQVKNIEVGQRVEITSDALPDGEKVEGEVSQISGVAKKSSSLDESDTVVKINLNETRGLKPGATITAKIFYKESKNVTKLPYSSVINENGKYYVFVVGKGNKVSKKEVKVGLNDDSYYEIASGVSIGEKVITVADETLKDGQKIKIADPSKQKMKPKGVIFKEEKPSKRGGGPGGPPR, encoded by the coding sequence ATGAATACAGAAATTTCTGAAATAGTCGAAACGATTGTATTGAGAAGGAAAAAGTCCCAAAATAAAAATAGGATTTGTAAATTTTTGCTAATGCTGGCTGTAGTGATGGCTGCTGTGGTGTCTTGTGGAAAAAAAGAAAATGTAGCTGAATATGAAGTTACAAATGTCCAGTTGGGAGATATTTCTCTGTCAGTTTCAAAAACAGGGCAAGTTGTGTCAGACAATGCGGTGTCAGTTTATACGACAGCAAGTCAAAGAGTTAGTAAAGTATTTTTCAAAGAAGGGGATAATGTAAAAAAAGGAGATGTAGTTGTAACATTTTATCCAGTTGATAAAAATGAAACTTTGAGAAAAATAAAAATGAAAACTTTGGAAATAAAAAAATATGAAAGAAATATAGCTGATGCTAAAGGCTCGCTTAGAAGAAAAAAAGAGTCTAAAAGCTTGGAAATTCAGCAAAAATCAAGAGATTTATATAATGCTGAAGAATTATATAAAGTTGGCGGAGAAACAAGAGTTAATGTAGATGATGCAAGAAAGGCTCTAAGAAATTCAAGAATAGACTTAGATACAGTTGATAGTGAGCAAAAGGCGAGTATAGAAGATTCGAGAACAGCATTAAAAACTGCAAAATTAGAGTTAGCAACATTGCAGGAAGATCTGGCACTTATAAAAGATCAAATAACAAGTCCAGTAGATGGAGTTATTACAGAAATGACTGCTGATGAAAATTATAAAGTAAATACAGAAACAACTTTATTTAAGGTGTCAGATTCTCAAAATATGAGAGCAGAAGTGAGTTTGTCAGATACACAAGTAAAAAATATAGAAGTAGGGCAAAGAGTAGAAATTACATCGGATGCATTACCTGATGGAGAAAAAGTGGAAGGAGAAGTGTCGCAAATTTCTGGAGTGGCTAAGAAAAGTTCATCTCTTGATGAAAGTGATACAGTTGTAAAAATTAATCTGAACGAAACTAGAGGATTAAAGCCAGGTGCTACAATAACAGCAAAAATCTTTTATAAGGAAAGTAAAAATGTGACAAAGTTGCCATATAGTTCGGTTATTAATGAAAATGGAAAATATTATGTTTTTGTCGTAGGAAAAGGTAATAAAGTTTCAAAAAAGGAAGTAAAGGTAGGATTAAATGATGATTCCTATTATGAAATAGCTTCGGGAGTATCAATAGGCGAAAAAGTAATTACTGTTGCTGATGAGACTCTTAAAGATGGACAAAAAATAAAAATTGCAGATCCATCAAAACAAAAGATGAAACCTAAAGGCGTAATATTTAAAGAAGAAAAACCATCAAAAAGAGGCGGAGGACCTGGTGGACCGCCAAGATAG
- a CDS encoding TolC family protein: protein MYLNFKNRKIQILLLLFVSCALSYATNVDDLISQYEKNSYTTKINAVSLKKYDIKDKALKNGDRNEITVTSDDNYTLHGQANGLTIENNVKYGMFYYRNGYNFTNREVTQNRIGISKNLNDYFGYSDNNYNKKTNEISRNIQKITNETTKNSEIRDLIDLYKNYKNKQKEIEQEALTVDDTKKDYAIQTKKYELGTATQYDFELSKTEYENSQLKYENLGRELKILAEQFGTYNVTLPEKEKLEDLKKVELQKDDFYALRLSEAETIELNTKLNNEQLKKETIDYKYPKLVGDIGYSLKDHSVVVGLAVSKTFKRYNDTIEDLKNEADKLQLQYEQKKNELMSNVGQQMITYTTYQTNELTAENTMKIKKKEYEIYAKKYELGLDTYSNYVEKRNNYKKAVMDYEIAKNELAAFTKKIKYYK from the coding sequence ATGTATTTAAACTTTAAAAATAGGAAAATACAGATTTTACTGCTATTATTCGTATCTTGTGCATTGAGTTATGCGACTAATGTAGATGATTTGATTTCACAGTATGAAAAAAATTCCTATACTACAAAAATTAATGCAGTAAGCTTGAAAAAATATGATATAAAAGACAAGGCATTAAAAAATGGAGATAGGAATGAAATTACAGTAACATCTGACGACAATTACACATTGCATGGGCAGGCAAATGGTCTGACTATTGAAAACAATGTAAAATATGGCATGTTTTATTATAGGAATGGGTATAATTTTACAAATAGGGAAGTTACTCAAAATAGAATTGGAATTTCTAAAAATTTAAATGATTATTTCGGATATAGTGACAATAATTATAATAAAAAAACAAATGAAATATCAAGAAATATACAAAAAATTACTAATGAAACTACGAAAAATTCTGAAATTCGGGATTTAATTGATTTGTATAAAAATTATAAAAATAAACAGAAGGAAATTGAGCAGGAAGCACTTACAGTAGATGATACAAAGAAAGATTATGCGATTCAGACAAAAAAGTATGAGCTAGGGACAGCTACCCAATATGATTTTGAGCTGTCAAAGACAGAATATGAAAATTCCCAGCTGAAATATGAGAATTTAGGAAGAGAACTTAAAATTTTGGCAGAGCAGTTTGGAACCTATAATGTAACTTTGCCTGAAAAAGAGAAACTGGAAGACTTGAAAAAGGTTGAATTGCAAAAGGATGATTTTTATGCACTTAGATTATCAGAAGCTGAGACAATAGAATTGAATACCAAATTAAATAATGAACAGCTGAAAAAAGAAACAATAGACTATAAATATCCAAAACTAGTTGGAGATATCGGATATTCGCTGAAGGATCATTCAGTTGTCGTGGGACTAGCCGTCTCTAAAACATTTAAGAGATACAATGATACAATTGAAGATTTGAAAAATGAAGCTGATAAATTGCAGTTACAGTATGAACAGAAAAAAAATGAGCTAATGTCAAACGTAGGGCAGCAAATGATAACTTATACAACTTACCAGACAAATGAACTGACAGCGGAAAATACTATGAAAATTAAGAAAAAAGAATATGAAATCTATGCAAAAAAATACGAACTGGGACTGGACACATATTCCAATTATGTTGAAAAGCGGAATAATTATAAAAAAGCTGTAATGGATTATGAAATTGCCAAAAATGAACTTGCGGCGTTTACTAAAAAAATAAAATATTATAAATAA
- a CDS encoding basic amino acid ABC transporter substrate-binding protein translates to MKKLLLIITMAIFGIVSWGESKTETKKDEKKLIVGTNGVFPPFEYMENGELVGFDIDLIKQIGKNLGYEIEMKSQPFDALIPSLKAGKLDAIISGITVTEARKRLVDFTDEYFNSTQVYLRKKGNIAVNSKESLSGKKVGVQLGTIQEFEANKIKNVNVITNDATVNIILDLKNGKTDAVILENIVAMEFMKKNPDIEIFYEEKLPYGMAIAFDKGKHSELIKKINEELKKLQENGQYSELMRKYGLEMKKN, encoded by the coding sequence ATGAAAAAATTATTATTAATAATTACGATGGCAATATTCGGGATAGTATCGTGGGGAGAAAGTAAAACAGAAACAAAAAAAGATGAAAAAAAACTGATTGTAGGAACGAATGGAGTATTCCCTCCATTTGAGTATATGGAAAATGGTGAATTAGTGGGATTTGACATTGATTTGATAAAACAGATTGGAAAAAATTTAGGATATGAAATTGAAATGAAAAGTCAGCCATTTGACGCTCTTATACCATCATTAAAAGCTGGGAAACTAGATGCTATTATTTCTGGAATAACTGTAACTGAAGCAAGAAAACGATTAGTTGACTTTACAGACGAATATTTTAATTCAACACAAGTGTATTTACGAAAGAAAGGGAATATAGCTGTAAATTCTAAGGAAAGCTTGTCAGGTAAAAAAGTTGGTGTACAATTGGGAACAATTCAGGAGTTCGAAGCTAATAAAATTAAAAATGTGAATGTTATAACAAATGATGCAACTGTTAATATAATTTTAGACTTGAAAAATGGAAAAACTGATGCAGTAATTTTAGAAAATATTGTTGCAATGGAATTTATGAAAAAAAATCCAGATATAGAAATTTTTTATGAAGAAAAGTTGCCGTATGGTATGGCAATCGCATTTGATAAAGGAAAACATTCAGAACTTATTAAAAAGATAAATGAAGAACTGAAAAAGTTGCAGGAAAATGGTCAATATTCAGAATTAATGAGAAAATATGGATTAGAAATGAAAAAAAATTAA
- a CDS encoding basic amino acid ABC transporter substrate-binding protein, whose translation MKKIFFILTLAMFGIISCGKKADNGEKKLRVGLNAVFAPFEYIENGQVTGFDVEMINEIGKNLGYKVEIIDQSFDGLIPALKAGKIDIIVSGMSSTEERKKSVDFTDDYFVSKETYLRKKGNNAVTPTTLSGKKIGVQLGTIQEMEARTIKGATVVPNENTVNTILDLKAGKIDAIILEKAVATEYMKKNPEMEIFDEKPAPIGMAMAVDKGKNPELIKQINAELKKMRENGKYNELIKKYGLDKN comes from the coding sequence ATGAAAAAAATATTTTTTATATTAACATTAGCTATGTTTGGAATTATTTCGTGCGGAAAGAAAGCTGACAATGGAGAAAAAAAATTAAGAGTCGGATTAAATGCAGTTTTTGCTCCATTTGAGTATATTGAAAATGGTCAAGTAACAGGGTTTGATGTGGAAATGATAAACGAGATAGGGAAAAATCTTGGATACAAAGTTGAAATTATAGACCAGTCATTTGATGGGTTGATTCCAGCATTAAAAGCAGGGAAAATTGATATAATTGTTTCTGGAATGAGTTCAACTGAAGAAAGAAAAAAATCAGTTGATTTTACAGATGATTATTTTGTATCTAAAGAAACTTACTTAAGAAAAAAAGGAAATAATGCAGTTACTCCAACTACTTTAAGTGGAAAGAAAATTGGAGTGCAATTAGGAACAATTCAAGAGATGGAAGCAAGAACAATTAAAGGTGCAACTGTTGTACCAAATGAAAACACTGTAAATACAATTTTAGATTTAAAGGCTGGTAAAATTGATGCGATTATTTTGGAAAAAGCAGTGGCTACTGAATATATGAAAAAAAATCCTGAAATGGAAATTTTTGATGAAAAACCTGCTCCAATTGGAATGGCAATGGCTGTTGACAAAGGGAAAAATCCTGAATTAATTAAACAGATAAATGCTGAATTGAAAAAAATGAGAGAAAATGGAAAATATAATGAATTAATCAAAAAATATGGTTTAGATAAAAATTAA